In Parasegetibacter sp. NRK P23, a single genomic region encodes these proteins:
- the metH gene encoding methionine synthase — translation MSATTIRPFLRLSGLEPLVVRPETNFINVGERTNVTGSKKFARLIREGKYEEALSVARQQVENGAQVIDVNMDDALLDGVQAMTTYLNLLQSEPDIAKIPVMIDSSKFEIIEAGLKCVQGKCIVNSISMKEGEEKFIREAIICKNYGAAVVVMAFDEVGQADTKDRKVEICHRAYKILTEQVGFAPQDIIFDPNIFAVATGIEEHNNYAVDFIEATREIKRLMPLAKVSGGVSNVSFSFRGNDHVREAIHSVFLFYAIKAGMDMGIVNAGQLVVYDEIEPQLRQLCEDVLLNRNNDNNEATEKLINFAETVKAKGKEIVKDEAWRNEPVEKRLAHALINGITDYIDADTEEARQQYARPLEVIEGPLMDGMNIVGDLFGAGKMFLPQVVKSARVMKKAVAVLTPYIEEEKRNNPAALQGGAARILLATVKGDVHDIGKNIVGVVLGCNGYDIIDLGVMVPADKILETAKRERADIIGLSGLITPSLDEMVHVAKEMKRQGFTVPLLIGGATTSRTHTAVKIAQEYDHGVIHVLDASRSVTVAGSLLSEDQRGDFLGNIKTEYTRLKDDFANKKSVKQYLPIEAAQQIKSPIKWDEFVPVKPNMLGVKVFKDYDLADLVDFIDWGPFFIAWELHGKFPKILEDEVVGKEATKLYNDARALLDRIITEKWVSANGVIGFWPANSDGDDVVVKDGKDTRLSFLRQQIKKAPGQPQFCLADYIAPADSGKEDYIGAFAVTTGIGIEKWVKHFEDQHDDYNSIMLKALCDRLAEAFAERMHERVRKEFWGYAPAETLSNEELIRENYEGIRPAPGYPACPDHTEKYKLFDMLHATESTGIELTESLAMYPASSVCGWYFANPDSRYFGIGKIEKDQVVQYAQRKGMSVEEIEKWIRPNLEYDI, via the coding sequence ATGAGCGCAACAACCATTCGTCCGTTTTTGAGACTGAGCGGCCTTGAACCCCTGGTGGTTCGGCCGGAAACGAATTTTATCAACGTGGGTGAAAGAACCAACGTTACCGGCTCTAAAAAGTTCGCCCGCCTGATCAGGGAAGGGAAATACGAAGAAGCGCTGTCCGTTGCCCGTCAACAGGTGGAGAATGGCGCGCAGGTGATAGACGTGAACATGGATGATGCCCTGCTGGACGGTGTTCAGGCCATGACCACCTACCTGAACCTGTTACAAAGCGAACCCGATATCGCAAAGATCCCGGTGATGATCGATTCCTCGAAATTCGAGATTATTGAAGCGGGGTTGAAATGTGTGCAGGGCAAATGTATCGTCAACTCCATCTCCATGAAAGAAGGAGAAGAGAAGTTCATCCGCGAAGCCATCATTTGTAAAAACTATGGTGCCGCGGTGGTGGTGATGGCCTTTGATGAAGTGGGCCAGGCCGATACAAAGGACCGTAAAGTGGAAATATGCCATCGGGCGTATAAAATACTTACAGAACAGGTAGGCTTTGCTCCCCAGGATATCATCTTCGACCCGAACATCTTCGCGGTGGCTACCGGGATCGAAGAACACAACAATTACGCGGTGGATTTCATTGAAGCCACACGTGAAATAAAAAGACTGATGCCGCTGGCCAAAGTAAGCGGTGGTGTGAGTAACGTTTCCTTCTCCTTCCGTGGCAACGATCACGTGCGGGAAGCCATTCACTCCGTTTTTCTTTTCTACGCCATCAAAGCCGGGATGGATATGGGTATCGTAAATGCCGGACAACTGGTGGTGTATGATGAAATTGAACCACAACTCCGTCAGCTCTGCGAAGATGTGTTGCTGAACAGAAATAACGACAACAACGAAGCCACTGAAAAACTGATCAACTTCGCTGAGACAGTGAAGGCAAAAGGCAAGGAAATCGTAAAAGATGAGGCTTGGCGCAATGAGCCGGTGGAAAAACGACTGGCGCACGCACTGATCAATGGTATCACTGATTATATAGATGCGGATACGGAAGAAGCAAGGCAGCAATATGCCCGTCCGCTCGAAGTGATTGAAGGTCCTTTGATGGATGGCATGAACATCGTTGGCGACCTGTTCGGTGCAGGTAAAATGTTCCTGCCACAAGTGGTGAAAAGCGCCAGGGTAATGAAGAAAGCCGTGGCGGTGCTTACGCCTTATATCGAAGAAGAGAAAAGAAACAATCCCGCGGCCTTACAAGGCGGCGCGGCCAGAATATTACTGGCCACCGTAAAAGGCGATGTACACGATATCGGAAAGAATATCGTAGGGGTGGTGCTCGGTTGTAATGGTTACGACATCATTGACCTCGGCGTAATGGTGCCGGCAGATAAAATACTGGAAACCGCAAAAAGAGAACGTGCGGACATTATCGGGTTGAGCGGACTGATTACGCCTTCACTTGACGAGATGGTGCACGTGGCCAAAGAAATGAAACGCCAGGGCTTTACCGTGCCGCTCCTTATTGGAGGCGCTACTACTTCAAGAACACATACCGCTGTGAAGATCGCGCAGGAATACGATCATGGTGTAATCCATGTGCTGGACGCGTCACGAAGTGTTACCGTAGCCGGAAGTTTATTGAGTGAGGACCAGAGAGGTGATTTCCTGGGGAATATAAAAACAGAATACACCAGGTTGAAGGATGATTTCGCCAATAAGAAATCGGTTAAACAATACCTGCCCATCGAAGCCGCGCAGCAGATCAAATCGCCCATCAAATGGGATGAATTCGTTCCGGTGAAGCCGAATATGTTGGGCGTGAAAGTCTTCAAAGATTATGACCTCGCCGACCTCGTGGATTTCATCGACTGGGGACCGTTCTTCATCGCCTGGGAATTGCATGGTAAGTTCCCGAAAATATTGGAGGATGAAGTGGTAGGTAAGGAAGCAACGAAATTGTACAACGACGCACGTGCGCTGCTGGATAGAATCATTACAGAAAAGTGGGTCTCTGCCAACGGGGTGATCGGCTTCTGGCCGGCCAACAGCGATGGTGATGATGTGGTGGTGAAAGATGGCAAGGATACCAGGTTATCCTTCCTGCGGCAGCAGATTAAAAAAGCACCGGGTCAACCGCAGTTTTGTCTGGCTGATTACATCGCACCGGCAGATTCAGGAAAAGAAGATTACATCGGTGCCTTCGCCGTAACAACCGGCATCGGCATCGAAAAATGGGTGAAGCACTTCGAGGACCAACACGATGATTACAATTCGATCATGCTGAAAGCGCTGTGCGACCGCCTTGCGGAAGCTTTTGCGGAACGCATGCATGAAAGGGTAAGAAAGGAATTCTGGGGTTATGCTCCCGCGGAAACGCTTTCCAATGAAGAACTGATCCGCGAAAACTATGAAGGTATACGCCCGGCACCGGGTTACCCAGCATGTCCCGATCATACCGAAAAGTATAAATTGTTCGATATGCTGCATGCAACGGAAAGCACCGGCATCGAGCTGACTGAATCGCTCGCTATGTATCCCGCGTCATCTGTGTGTGGCTGGTATTTCGCCAATCCCGATTCAAGGTATTTCGGTATCGGTAAAATTGAGAAGGACCAGGTAGTTCAATATGCCCAACGCAAGGGGATGAGTGTGGAAGAGATTGAGAAATGGATAAGACCCAATCTCGAATATGATATCTAA
- a CDS encoding homocysteine S-methyltransferase family protein, producing the protein MSKRIQDCLKERILIIDGAMGTMIQRYKLEEKDYRGDRFANWYCDVKGNNDLLNITQPAIIEAIHRQYLEAGADIIETNTFSSTTIAMADYDMQSLAYELNLEGAKVAKRAADAYTAMNPDKPRFVAGAIGPLNKTLSLSPDVNNPGYRAVTFDEVVAAYTEQIQGLDDGGADLLLIETIFDTLNAKAAIFAIKEFYRKTGKKELPIMISGTITDASGRTLSGQTLEAFYISVMHANPLSIGLNCALGATQMRPHIEELSQIAACNTSAYPNAGLPNAFGEYDEAPHETAHIIEEWAKEGFLNIVGGCCGTTPDHIKHIAEQVKGFSPRRLPVLEQAL; encoded by the coding sequence ATGAGCAAGCGTATTCAGGATTGTTTGAAAGAACGGATATTGATTATAGACGGCGCTATGGGTACCATGATCCAACGCTATAAACTGGAAGAGAAGGACTACCGGGGCGACCGTTTTGCCAACTGGTACTGTGATGTAAAGGGGAACAACGATCTCCTGAACATCACGCAGCCTGCCATTATCGAAGCAATTCACCGCCAATACCTGGAAGCAGGGGCAGATATCATTGAAACAAATACCTTCAGCAGCACTACCATTGCGATGGCTGACTACGATATGCAATCGCTGGCCTACGAACTCAACCTGGAAGGGGCGAAGGTGGCCAAAAGGGCCGCGGATGCCTACACCGCTATGAACCCGGATAAGCCCAGGTTCGTTGCCGGGGCGATAGGCCCGTTGAACAAAACACTTTCCCTTTCCCCCGATGTGAACAACCCCGGTTACAGAGCTGTCACTTTTGATGAAGTGGTAGCTGCTTATACCGAACAAATTCAGGGACTGGATGATGGTGGTGCGGACTTGTTGCTGATTGAAACAATCTTCGATACGTTGAATGCCAAAGCTGCGATTTTCGCGATCAAAGAATTTTACAGGAAAACTGGCAAGAAAGAACTGCCGATCATGATCAGCGGTACCATTACCGATGCTTCGGGCAGAACCCTGAGCGGGCAAACGCTGGAAGCATTCTACATTTCGGTAATGCACGCCAATCCGCTGAGCATCGGGCTGAACTGCGCGTTGGGGGCCACGCAGATGCGGCCACATATTGAGGAGTTGAGCCAGATTGCGGCCTGTAACACATCTGCTTATCCGAACGCGGGCCTGCCCAATGCTTTCGGGGAATACGATGAAGCGCCGCATGAAACGGCACACATCATTGAAGAGTGGGCCAAAGAAGGTTTTTTGAATATTGTGGGTGGTTGCTGTGGCACCACGCCGGATCATATTAAGCACATTGCGGAGCAGGTGAAGGGGTTTTCACCGCGGCGATTACCGGTGTTAGAACAGGCTTTATAA
- a CDS encoding ORF6N domain-containing protein, giving the protein MSRLPDTTKIIEKIYEVRGHKVMLDADLAEMYGVETKALKQAVRRNPARFPDDFMFILTRLEFQRLRSQFVTSNAETGRGGARALPMAFTEQGVAMLSSVLKSERAIQVNIAIIRVYVQTRALFSGQHEVWKKLQELEKHVVENDDEIKEIFGILEKLLVQEEKPRNPIGFRIPAKE; this is encoded by the coding sequence ATGAGCAGATTACCGGATACCACGAAGATCATTGAAAAAATTTACGAGGTAAGAGGGCATAAAGTTATGCTGGATGCCGATCTGGCTGAAATGTACGGCGTAGAAACCAAAGCATTGAAGCAGGCCGTTAGGCGGAACCCTGCCAGGTTCCCGGATGATTTTATGTTTATCCTTACCAGGCTTGAGTTTCAGCGTTTGAGGTCACAATTTGTGACCTCAAACGCTGAAACTGGCCGTGGTGGCGCACGCGCGCTTCCCATGGCCTTCACAGAGCAGGGTGTGGCCATGCTTTCCAGTGTATTGAAATCGGAACGCGCCATACAGGTGAACATTGCCATTATCAGGGTGTATGTTCAAACCAGGGCACTTTTCTCAGGGCAACATGAAGTGTGGAAGAAATTACAGGAACTGGAAAAGCATGTGGTGGAAAATGATGATGAGATCAAAGAGATTTTTGGCATTTTAGAAAAATTACTCGTCCAGGAAGAGAAACCACGCAATCCGATCGGTTTCAGAATCCCGGCAAAAGAATAA